In a genomic window of Bordetella petrii:
- a CDS encoding PQQ-dependent sugar dehydrogenase produces the protein MKNFLYAAVPLWAALSLCSAQPQPSRVGPAPELPKPERGLLPDMVIAEPVPWGDKTPTVPDGYSITAIATGLKIPRQTLVLPNGDILVAEGRGGNAAKLKPKDVIAGMIKARGTSPVKGGNRLTLLRDAEGDGTYESMTFAEGLNAPYGLALVGNDLYVANQDALVRFDYQPGQTKAAGPPETVTQLPSEINHHWTKALAASADGKYLYVGIGSNSNITERGMTAEADRARIWRVNADTGEHKAYATGLRNPTALAIQPDNGQLWVVVNERDEIGPDLVPDYLTAVQEGAFYGWPYSYWGQNVDDRVRPQNPEKVSTAIKPDYSLGAHVAALGVDFSTDAMGARFANGVFVGEHGSWNRSEPAGYKVVFVPFRDGRPAGPPVDFVAGFRDSDGSTRGRPVGVTVDPRGALIVADDLSNTIWRIMPNQ, from the coding sequence ATGAAAAACTTCTTGTATGCCGCCGTCCCGCTGTGGGCGGCGCTGAGCCTATGCAGCGCCCAGCCACAGCCTTCGCGGGTGGGGCCCGCGCCGGAACTGCCCAAGCCCGAGCGAGGGCTGCTGCCCGACATGGTGATCGCCGAACCTGTCCCGTGGGGCGATAAGACGCCGACGGTGCCCGATGGCTACTCCATCACCGCCATTGCCACGGGCCTGAAGATTCCCCGCCAGACACTGGTGCTGCCCAACGGCGATATTCTCGTGGCCGAAGGGCGGGGCGGCAATGCCGCCAAGCTCAAGCCCAAAGACGTGATCGCCGGCATGATCAAGGCCAGGGGCACCAGCCCGGTCAAGGGCGGCAACCGCCTGACCCTGCTGCGCGATGCCGAAGGCGACGGCACCTACGAAAGCATGACTTTCGCCGAGGGGCTCAATGCGCCATATGGCCTGGCATTGGTGGGCAACGATCTTTATGTGGCCAACCAGGATGCGTTGGTACGGTTCGACTACCAGCCAGGCCAGACCAAAGCGGCGGGTCCGCCCGAGACGGTTACGCAGCTGCCGTCGGAAATCAACCATCACTGGACCAAGGCCCTGGCGGCGAGCGCGGACGGAAAGTACTTGTACGTGGGTATCGGTTCCAACAGCAATATCACCGAACGGGGCATGACGGCAGAGGCCGACCGGGCCCGCATCTGGCGGGTGAACGCCGACACCGGCGAACACAAGGCCTACGCCACCGGGCTGCGCAACCCCACGGCGCTGGCCATTCAACCCGATAACGGCCAACTGTGGGTGGTTGTGAACGAACGCGATGAAATCGGCCCGGACCTGGTCCCCGACTATCTCACCGCCGTGCAAGAAGGGGCCTTCTACGGCTGGCCGTACAGCTACTGGGGGCAAAACGTGGACGATCGGGTCCGGCCGCAGAATCCAGAAAAGGTTTCCACGGCGATCAAGCCCGACTACAGCCTGGGCGCGCACGTCGCGGCGCTGGGCGTCGATTTTTCTACCGACGCCATGGGAGCGCGTTTCGCCAATGGCGTGTTCGTTGGCGAGCACGGCAGCTGGAATCGCAGCGAGCCCGCTGGCTACAAAGTGGTGTTCGTGCCGTTTCGCGACGGCCGGCCCGCGGGTCCGCCCGTGGACTTCGTTGCCGGGTTCCGCGACAGCGACGGCTCGACACGCGGCCGCCCGGTGGGCGTGACGGTAGATCCGCGCGGCGCGCTCATTGTCGCGGACGATCTCTCGAACACGATCTGGCGCATAATGCCGAATCAATGA
- a CDS encoding DNA-3-methyladenine glycosylase I encodes MSARPQSVKGRATRERAASAPSDVIIGADGLARPPWAAQDPLLRHYYDTEWGMPVRDEHGLFERLSLECFQSGLSWATILRKREAFRAAFRRFDPDVVAAFTAADVERLLADTGIVRNRAKIVATINNAAATIALRRDGGLADFIWSFQPATTPAPRTLVEIPTVSEASTALSKALRQRGFSFVGPTTMHALMEATGIIDTHLVDSHRRGSSGVWPRT; translated from the coding sequence ATGAGCGCCCGCCCCCAGAGCGTGAAGGGGCGCGCCACGCGCGAGCGCGCGGCATCGGCCCCCAGCGACGTCATCATCGGCGCGGACGGCCTGGCGCGGCCGCCCTGGGCGGCGCAAGACCCGCTGCTGCGCCACTATTACGACACCGAATGGGGCATGCCAGTGCGCGACGAGCATGGCCTGTTCGAGCGGTTGAGCCTGGAATGCTTCCAGTCGGGGCTGTCGTGGGCCACGATTTTGCGCAAGCGCGAGGCATTCCGCGCGGCCTTTCGCCGGTTCGATCCTGACGTGGTGGCGGCCTTCACGGCGGCCGACGTCGAACGCCTGCTGGCCGACACCGGCATCGTGCGTAACCGCGCCAAGATCGTGGCCACCATCAACAATGCGGCCGCCACGATCGCCCTGCGGCGCGATGGCGGGCTGGCGGATTTTATTTGGTCGTTTCAACCCGCAACCACGCCCGCCCCGCGCACGTTGGTGGAAATTCCCACCGTGTCCGAGGCCTCTACGGCGCTGAGCAAGGCCTTGCGCCAGCGCGGCTTCTCGTTCGTGGGGCCGACCACCATGCACGCCCTGATGGAGGCCACCGGCATCATCGACACGCACCTGGTCGACAGCCATCGCCGCGGCAGTTCTGGCGTCTGGCCGCGCACTTGA
- a CDS encoding META and DUF4377 domain-containing protein, whose translation MKHPLFRLLFASALGLLAACAMDQNRNSTAAAAEPAPPSTTTLSAYHWDLTGARDAGGATQTRWMPPVTRNGAPLRLSFANQRLSVSGLCNRLGAGYDAQGNQLKISQVVGTMMACGEPDLMQYEQAVGQQLPKAATWRIDPGQDGPTLTLGFSDGAQWTLAGTPTDETRYGSAEQIMFLEVAAQRVPCSHPLIPNKQCLQVREVRYDSQGLKTGHGKWQAFYSDIEGYTHEPGVRNVLRIKRYERQQVPADASRYAYVLDMVVESAQEGR comes from the coding sequence ATGAAACACCCGCTATTCCGACTTCTTTTCGCCAGCGCCCTTGGGCTGCTGGCTGCCTGCGCCATGGACCAAAACCGCAATTCCACGGCGGCCGCCGCCGAGCCCGCGCCGCCTTCGACAACCACCCTGTCGGCCTACCACTGGGACCTCACCGGGGCGCGCGATGCCGGCGGCGCCACGCAAACCCGCTGGATGCCGCCCGTTACGCGCAATGGCGCGCCGCTGCGCCTGAGCTTCGCCAACCAGCGCCTGTCGGTGTCGGGGCTGTGCAATCGTCTGGGCGCCGGCTACGACGCGCAGGGCAATCAACTGAAAATCTCGCAAGTGGTAGGCACCATGATGGCCTGCGGCGAGCCCGACCTGATGCAGTACGAACAAGCCGTCGGCCAGCAATTGCCGAAGGCCGCCACCTGGCGCATCGACCCGGGCCAAGACGGCCCCACGCTGACGCTGGGCTTCAGCGATGGCGCGCAATGGACGCTGGCCGGCACGCCCACCGACGAAACCCGCTACGGTTCGGCCGAGCAGATCATGTTCCTGGAAGTGGCGGCGCAGCGCGTGCCCTGCTCGCACCCCCTTATCCCCAACAAGCAATGCCTGCAGGTGCGCGAAGTGCGGTACGACAGCCAAGGGCTGAAAACCGGCCACGGCAAGTGGCAGGCCTTCTACAGCGACATCGAGGGGTATACCCACGAGCCCGGCGTGCGCAATGTGCTGCGCATCAAGCGCTATGAACGCCAGCAAGTGCCCGCCGACGCTTCGCGCTACGCCTATGTGCTGGACATGGTGGTAGAAAGCGCCCAGGAAGGCCGGTAG
- a CDS encoding carboxymuconolactone decarboxylase family protein: protein MTRTTTLTPEQVPAESSATLNAFTKSLGFTPNMMAAFAQSPIAFNAWSALLGALSKALDVKTRDSIGLAVSEVNGCDYCLTVHSFTAEHMARMPADDILLARKGHANDPKRDAAIQFARKVIETRGKVSDADLQAVRDAGYTDANVMEIVALVAMYSLTNFFNNVFDPEKDFPAVAPAGSI from the coding sequence ATGACCAGAACCACCACGCTCACGCCCGAACAAGTGCCGGCCGAATCCAGCGCCACGCTCAATGCATTTACCAAGAGCCTCGGATTCACGCCCAACATGATGGCGGCGTTCGCGCAAAGCCCCATTGCCTTCAATGCATGGTCGGCGCTGTTGGGCGCCCTGAGTAAGGCGCTCGACGTGAAAACGCGCGACAGTATCGGGTTGGCCGTATCCGAAGTGAACGGTTGCGACTACTGCCTGACTGTCCATAGCTTTACGGCCGAGCACATGGCCAGGATGCCCGCCGACGACATCCTGCTTGCGCGCAAGGGCCACGCCAACGATCCGAAGCGCGATGCGGCTATCCAGTTCGCCCGCAAAGTCATCGAGACCCGGGGCAAGGTCAGCGACGCCGACCTGCAAGCCGTGCGCGACGCCGGCTACACGGACGCGAACGTCATGGAAATCGTGGCGCTGGTCGCCATGTATTCCCTGACGAACTTCTTCAACAACGTGTTCGATCCCGAAAAGGACTTTCCCGCCGTCGCGCCGGCAGGCTCGATCTGA
- a CDS encoding nitroreductase family protein, whose translation MTNAVIECILSRSATKYYDPAAVLSDDQIRELVRIGTTAPTSFHMQNWRFIAVRTAEAKARLLPIAWNQPAITDAAVTFIVCGELADSSVIPQRLAPLVQAGVMPPAMVPEWEGPAHGLYAHNPQLQRDEAVRTGTFGAAAMIYAARSLGLGSTPMIGFDAQAVASEFRLADNEVPVMLLSIGTELPGNWAQKPRRPVAEVLDLV comes from the coding sequence GTGACTAACGCTGTCATTGAATGCATTCTCAGCCGCAGCGCCACCAAGTACTACGACCCCGCCGCGGTCCTGAGCGATGACCAGATCCGCGAGCTGGTGCGCATAGGCACCACCGCGCCGACCTCCTTCCACATGCAGAACTGGCGCTTCATCGCCGTTCGCACCGCCGAAGCCAAAGCCAGGCTGTTGCCCATCGCCTGGAACCAACCTGCAATTACCGATGCCGCGGTGACGTTCATCGTTTGTGGCGAGTTGGCCGATTCCAGCGTCATACCGCAGCGTCTGGCCCCGCTGGTGCAAGCAGGCGTCATGCCGCCCGCGATGGTGCCGGAATGGGAAGGCCCCGCGCACGGCCTGTATGCCCACAACCCCCAGCTTCAGCGCGATGAGGCCGTGCGCACCGGCACTTTCGGTGCGGCGGCAATGATCTACGCGGCCCGTTCGCTGGGCCTGGGGTCGACGCCGATGATCGGCTTCGACGCGCAGGCCGTGGCCAGCGAGTTCCGGCTGGCCGACAACGAAGTGCCCGTCATGCTGCTGTCCATCGGCACCGAACTTCCAGGCAACTGGGCGCAGAAACCTCGACGCCCCGTGGCCGAAGTGCTTGACCTTGTTTGA
- a CDS encoding DUF2231 domain-containing protein has protein sequence MNQIVPPRYALTVHPLPAVFLGGALALFLGVMLADFAYAKSFDIQWNNFASWLLVGGLVFGGIALVFAIIDLFRPRQRAAGAILYGAILLAAWLVGFFNALMHARDAWASMPTGLVLSAVTVVLAGAATWLGFRSPHIRGAV, from the coding sequence GTGAACCAGATTGTCCCACCCCGGTACGCGTTAACCGTGCACCCGCTGCCTGCCGTATTTTTGGGGGGAGCGCTCGCGCTGTTTCTAGGCGTCATGCTGGCCGACTTCGCCTATGCGAAGTCCTTTGATATCCAGTGGAACAATTTCGCCTCGTGGCTGCTGGTTGGCGGCCTGGTGTTTGGCGGCATTGCACTGGTCTTCGCCATCATCGATCTTTTTCGGCCGCGCCAACGCGCGGCGGGTGCCATTCTTTATGGCGCGATTCTGCTGGCGGCATGGCTTGTGGGTTTCTTTAATGCGCTGATGCATGCCCGCGACGCATGGGCAAGCATGCCGACCGGCCTGGTTCTGTCGGCTGTCACGGTGGTGCTTGCCGGCGCGGCCACCTGGCTGGGCTTCCGTTCCCCCCACATCAGAGGCGCCGTATGA
- a CDS encoding TonB-dependent receptor yields the protein MNGPRPPSSSRAVLALCGALAPLLGSAVRAQPAPAAPMLEPVVVTSIHYDASLLDTPASVNIVEGDRLRFDTPGINLSESLGGVPGLQIQNRQNYAQDLQVSVRGFGARSTFGVRGVRLYVDGIPATMPDGQGQTSNIDLASAARIEVLRGPFSALYGNSSGGVVQVFTEDGENPPRVQAGLSAGSYGTYHYGIEASGVRDALDYVLSANRLTTDGYRDHSAARKNLGNAKLGVQIDDASRLTVVVNSVDLNAQDPLGLTRSQYEQDPRQATPQASQYDTRKTVRQTQGGLLYERQIDADNELRAMVYYGQRDMTQYLSIPPAAQLNPGQAGGVIGLAREYGGVDLRWTSRMALAGRPLTLIGGLAYDSLREDRKGYENYIGPAFSPTELGVKGQLRRDETNRVYNIDPYLQASWNFAPRWTFDTGLRYSTVSFDSDDHYVAAGNDDDSGSTRYRKALPVASLSYAPTPSSAIYASYGRGFETPTTNEVSYRPDGMAGLNLGLQPAISNNYELGFKSEWGNGLFSVAVFHTDTRNEIVAAGSSNGRTSYRNGGRTRRNGIEVGWSGRLQENWRADLAYTWIDARYRDDIAGSDIRAGNRIPGVARQMVYGALAWAPAQGWHAGLEGRYMSKVYVNDANSDAAASYFVAALSTGYRWQRDAWTWDAYARVDNLFDREYIGSVIVNEGNGRYFEPAAGRNWSAGLTASYAF from the coding sequence ATGAATGGTCCACGTCCACCGAGTTCGTCCCGTGCCGTGCTGGCCCTGTGCGGCGCGCTCGCGCCCTTGCTGGGCAGCGCGGTGCGGGCACAGCCGGCGCCTGCCGCCCCGATGCTGGAACCGGTGGTGGTCACCAGTATCCACTACGACGCCTCGCTGCTGGATACGCCCGCTTCGGTGAACATCGTCGAAGGCGACCGCCTGCGCTTCGATACGCCCGGCATCAACTTGTCTGAAAGCCTGGGTGGCGTGCCGGGGCTGCAAATCCAGAATCGCCAGAACTATGCACAAGACCTGCAGGTATCGGTGCGCGGGTTCGGCGCGCGCTCCACATTCGGCGTGCGCGGCGTGCGGCTGTATGTCGACGGCATTCCCGCCACCATGCCCGATGGCCAGGGGCAGACCTCGAACATCGACCTGGCCTCGGCGGCGCGCATCGAGGTCCTGCGCGGACCATTCTCGGCGCTGTATGGCAACTCGTCGGGCGGCGTCGTGCAGGTGTTCACGGAAGACGGCGAGAACCCGCCCCGCGTGCAGGCCGGGCTGTCGGCAGGCAGCTACGGTACCTATCACTATGGCATCGAGGCCAGCGGCGTCCGCGACGCGCTGGATTACGTACTGAGCGCCAACCGGCTCACCACCGACGGCTATCGCGATCACAGCGCCGCTCGCAAGAACCTGGGCAACGCCAAGCTGGGAGTGCAGATCGACGATGCAAGCCGCCTTACCGTGGTGGTAAACAGCGTGGATCTCAACGCCCAGGACCCGCTCGGCCTGACGCGCAGCCAGTACGAGCAGGACCCGCGCCAGGCCACGCCGCAGGCCAGCCAGTACGATACCCGCAAGACGGTGCGCCAGACCCAGGGCGGCCTGCTCTACGAACGGCAAATCGACGCCGATAACGAATTGCGGGCCATGGTGTACTACGGGCAGCGCGACATGACCCAGTATCTGTCGATACCGCCCGCGGCCCAGCTCAACCCAGGGCAGGCCGGGGGGGTTATCGGCCTCGCGCGCGAGTACGGCGGCGTCGACCTGCGCTGGACTTCCCGCATGGCGCTGGCGGGCCGGCCCCTGACGCTGATAGGCGGGTTGGCCTATGACAGCCTGCGTGAAGACCGCAAGGGCTACGAGAACTACATCGGCCCGGCTTTCTCTCCCACCGAGCTGGGCGTCAAAGGACAGTTGCGTCGTGACGAAACCAACCGGGTCTACAACATCGACCCCTATCTGCAGGCATCGTGGAATTTCGCGCCGCGCTGGACTTTCGATACGGGACTGCGCTACAGCACCGTCAGCTTCGATTCCGACGACCATTACGTCGCTGCCGGCAATGACGATGACAGCGGTTCCACGCGTTATCGCAAGGCCCTGCCGGTTGCCTCGTTAAGTTACGCGCCCACCCCGTCGAGCGCCATTTACGCGTCATATGGCCGAGGCTTCGAAACGCCCACCACCAACGAGGTCTCGTACCGGCCCGACGGCATGGCGGGGCTGAACCTGGGCTTGCAACCCGCCATCAGCAACAACTACGAACTCGGGTTCAAGTCGGAATGGGGCAATGGCCTGTTTTCCGTGGCGGTGTTCCACACCGACACCCGCAACGAAATCGTGGCGGCCGGCAGCAGCAATGGCCGCACCTCGTATCGCAATGGCGGCCGCACGCGCCGCAACGGCATCGAGGTTGGCTGGAGCGGCCGCCTGCAGGAAAACTGGCGGGCAGACCTGGCCTATACCTGGATAGACGCCCGCTACCGCGATGACATTGCCGGCTCGGACATCCGCGCGGGCAACCGCATTCCCGGCGTTGCGCGCCAGATGGTGTACGGCGCCCTGGCTTGGGCGCCCGCCCAAGGCTGGCACGCCGGACTGGAAGGCCGCTACATGAGCAAGGTCTACGTGAATGACGCCAACAGCGATGCCGCCGCCAGTTACTTCGTGGCCGCGCTGTCCACCGGATATCGCTGGCAGCGCGACGCCTGGACATGGGATGCCTATGCCCGCGTCGACAACCTGTTCGACCGCGAATACATCGGGTCTGTCATCGTCAACGAGGGCAACGGCCGATATTTCGAGCCCGCCGCCGGCCGCAACTGGAGCGCCGGGCTCACCGCCTCGTATGCGTTCTAG
- a CDS encoding CopD family copper resistance protein: MAYPVLLILHLFAALAFAGTVFFEVVMLEGVRKHVPREAMRLIESAIGARARRVVPWILLVLYGAGLGLAWQHRAALAQPLASSFGLLLGLKIVLAVSVFGHFLTAMALQRRGRLNGRNSRRIHISVFCHVVLIVLLAKAMFYLHW; encoded by the coding sequence ATGGCTTATCCCGTCCTGCTGATCCTGCACCTGTTCGCCGCGCTGGCCTTTGCCGGCACGGTGTTCTTCGAAGTCGTCATGCTCGAAGGCGTGCGCAAGCATGTGCCGCGCGAGGCCATGCGCCTGATCGAGTCGGCCATCGGCGCGCGGGCGCGCCGCGTGGTGCCCTGGATATTGCTGGTGCTATACGGCGCGGGCCTGGGCCTGGCCTGGCAACACCGCGCCGCGCTGGCACAGCCCCTGGCCAGCAGTTTTGGACTGCTGCTGGGCCTGAAGATCGTCCTGGCGGTCAGCGTGTTCGGCCACTTTCTGACGGCTATGGCGTTGCAGCGCCGCGGGCGGCTGAATGGGCGCAATTCGCGCCGCATTCATATCAGCGTGTTCTGCCACGTGGTGCTGATCGTGCTGCTGGCCAAGGCCATGTTCTACCTGCACTGGTAG
- a CDS encoding glucose/quinate/shikimate family membrane-bound PQQ-dependent dehydrogenase — protein sequence MHRNRPHKSTPQFIGGVVLLLIALYSLLGGIWLAALGGSWYYAALGIVLLASVGLLWRRLETGLWLYALILAATLVWGLWEAGADFWALAPRYGLLFLLGLWLLAPPATRGFAAPRAARTAIGVVMAGMLAVLVYGIFNDPQEIDGTLARAQPAQARPVAGVAAEDWPSYGRTEGGVRYSPLTQINNQNVKALEVAWTYRTGDFRTENDSAETTNEVTPIKVGDKLFLCTPHQFLDALDPATGKRLWRYDPKLKADKSFQHLTCRGVSYHDAGNTERFAISLAKAGNAAPPACPRKVLLPTNDGRLIAVNADNGQKCTDFGENGEIDLQKSMPHAYPGGYNPTSPPVVTATTIVIGGSVTDNFSNKEPSGVIRGYDVRTGALKWVFDTGAQDPNAMPGEATPFVHNSPNAWAPLAYDAQADVVYVPTGVGTPDIWGGDRGPLKERYANSILALDATTGRLIWHFQTTHHDLWDMDVPAQPSLMDVTLPDGRSVPAVYVLTKTGNVFVLDRRDGRPIVPVTDKPVPQTVARGPQTRGERYAPTQPFSALDLAPSEKLTDKDMWGATMLDQLMCRIIFKRLNYDGIYTPPSENGTLVFPGNLGVFEWGGMSVNQDRQVALMNPIGLPFVSRLIPEDANRPMREKGAGTESGVQPMYGVPYGVELNPFLSPLGLPCKAPAWGYVAGVDLQSHQVVWKKRIGTIRDSLPQLFQLPPLKIGVPGLGGPISTAGNVMFVAATQDNYLRAFDVNNGELLWEGRLPAGGQATPMTYAINGKQYVVIMAGGHGSFGTKMGDYLVAYALPD from the coding sequence ATGCATCGCAACCGCCCACACAAGAGCACGCCCCAGTTCATCGGCGGGGTGGTCTTGCTGCTCATTGCGCTCTACTCGCTGCTGGGCGGGATCTGGCTGGCCGCGCTTGGCGGCTCGTGGTATTACGCCGCGCTGGGCATCGTGCTGCTGGCAAGCGTGGGTTTGCTATGGCGGCGCCTGGAGACAGGGCTGTGGCTTTACGCGCTGATCCTGGCCGCCACGCTCGTCTGGGGGCTATGGGAGGCCGGGGCAGATTTCTGGGCCCTGGCGCCGCGCTACGGTCTGCTGTTTCTGCTTGGCCTGTGGTTGCTGGCGCCGCCCGCCACGCGCGGCTTTGCCGCGCCGCGCGCCGCCAGAACCGCCATCGGCGTCGTCATGGCGGGCATGCTGGCGGTGCTGGTTTACGGCATATTCAACGACCCCCAGGAAATCGACGGCACGCTCGCCCGCGCGCAGCCCGCGCAGGCGCGGCCCGTGGCGGGGGTGGCAGCGGAAGATTGGCCGTCCTACGGGCGCACCGAAGGCGGCGTGCGCTATTCGCCACTGACTCAGATCAACAACCAGAACGTCAAGGCCCTGGAAGTGGCATGGACCTATCGCACGGGCGACTTCCGCACCGAGAACGATTCGGCCGAAACCACCAACGAAGTCACGCCCATCAAGGTTGGCGACAAGCTGTTCCTGTGCACGCCACACCAGTTTCTGGACGCGCTCGACCCCGCCACCGGCAAGCGCCTGTGGCGCTACGACCCGAAACTGAAGGCCGACAAAAGCTTCCAGCACCTGACCTGCCGCGGGGTGTCGTACCACGATGCCGGCAACACCGAACGGTTCGCAATCAGCCTGGCCAAGGCCGGCAATGCGGCGCCGCCGGCATGCCCGCGCAAGGTGCTGCTGCCCACCAACGATGGCCGCCTGATCGCGGTGAACGCCGACAATGGCCAGAAGTGCACGGACTTCGGCGAAAACGGCGAAATCGACCTGCAAAAGAGCATGCCGCATGCTTATCCGGGCGGTTACAACCCGACCTCGCCGCCGGTCGTGACGGCGACCACCATCGTGATCGGCGGTTCGGTGACCGACAATTTCTCGAACAAAGAGCCCTCCGGTGTAATACGCGGCTACGACGTGCGCACCGGCGCCCTGAAATGGGTGTTCGACACCGGCGCGCAAGATCCGAACGCCATGCCCGGCGAAGCCACGCCGTTCGTGCACAATTCGCCCAACGCGTGGGCGCCGCTGGCCTATGATGCGCAGGCCGATGTGGTCTACGTGCCGACTGGCGTGGGCACGCCCGACATTTGGGGAGGCGACCGCGGCCCGCTGAAAGAGCGCTACGCCAACTCCATCCTGGCACTGGACGCCACCACGGGCCGTCTTATCTGGCACTTCCAGACGACGCACCACGACCTGTGGGACATGGATGTGCCGGCGCAGCCGTCGCTGATGGACGTGACGCTGCCTGACGGCCGGAGCGTGCCGGCGGTTTATGTGCTGACGAAAACCGGCAACGTATTCGTGCTCGACCGCCGCGACGGCCGGCCCATCGTGCCGGTAACGGATAAGCCCGTGCCCCAAACCGTGGCGCGCGGGCCGCAGACCCGCGGCGAGCGCTACGCGCCCACGCAACCATTCTCGGCCCTGGACCTGGCGCCGTCGGAGAAGCTCACCGATAAAGATATGTGGGGCGCCACCATGCTCGACCAGCTGATGTGCCGCATCATTTTCAAGCGCCTGAACTACGACGGCATCTACACGCCGCCGTCCGAGAACGGCACGCTGGTGTTTCCGGGCAACCTGGGCGTGTTCGAATGGGGCGGCATGTCGGTGAACCAGGACCGCCAGGTGGCGCTGATGAACCCGATCGGCCTGCCCTTCGTTTCCAGGCTCATTCCCGAAGACGCGAACCGCCCTATGCGCGAGAAGGGCGCGGGTACGGAAAGCGGCGTGCAGCCCATGTACGGCGTGCCGTATGGCGTGGAGCTGAACCCGTTCCTGTCGCCGCTGGGCCTGCCCTGCAAGGCGCCTGCCTGGGGCTACGTGGCGGGCGTGGACCTGCAAAGCCACCAGGTGGTGTGGAAAAAGCGCATCGGCACCATTCGCGACAGCCTGCCGCAGCTATTCCAGCTGCCGCCGCTGAAGATCGGCGTGCCGGGCCTGGGCGGCCCCATCTCGACCGCGGGCAACGTGATGTTCGTGGCGGCCACGCAAGACAACTATCTGCGGGCGTTCGACGTCAACAACGGCGAGTTGCTATGGGAAGGCCGACTGCCGGCCGGCGGCCAGGCCACGCCCATGACCTACGCGATCAACGGCAAGCAGTATGTGGTCATCATGGCCGGCGGGCATGGCTCGTTCGGCACGAAGATGGGGGATTATCTGGTGGCCTATGCCCTGCCGGACTGA
- a CDS encoding isocitrate lyase/PEP mutase family protein has product MPTPSAACAAFHALHEQGCFILPNPWDAGSARFLESLGFKALATTSSGMAWSQGRRDGAATLESVLAHLRTMVAATGLPLNADFENGYAPDAEGVARNVRLAVETGVAGLSVEDSTGNPDDPLFPIEVAVERLRAARGAIDAAGTGTLLVGRAENFFAGRPDLDDAIARLQAYAEAGADCLYAPGIRSREQIAAVVAAVAPKPVNLLVGSVSELSLQDIAALGVRRISVGGALARSAWGGFMQAAQALAQGRFDTAFAHAAAGDTLNALFAPRP; this is encoded by the coding sequence ATGCCTACGCCTTCTGCCGCCTGCGCCGCCTTCCATGCCCTGCATGAACAAGGCTGCTTCATCCTGCCCAACCCTTGGGATGCCGGTAGCGCCAGGTTCCTGGAAAGCCTGGGCTTCAAGGCGCTGGCCACCACCAGTTCGGGCATGGCCTGGTCGCAGGGCCGGCGCGACGGCGCCGCCACGCTGGAGTCGGTGCTGGCGCACCTGCGCACCATGGTGGCCGCTACCGGCCTGCCGCTGAACGCCGATTTCGAGAACGGTTATGCGCCGGATGCCGAAGGCGTGGCGCGCAATGTGCGCCTGGCGGTGGAAACCGGCGTGGCCGGCTTGTCTGTTGAAGACTCCACGGGCAATCCCGACGATCCGCTGTTTCCGATCGAGGTCGCGGTTGAACGGTTGCGCGCCGCGCGGGGCGCCATCGACGCGGCGGGCACCGGCACGCTGCTGGTGGGCCGCGCCGAGAATTTCTTTGCCGGCCGTCCCGACCTGGACGATGCCATCGCGCGCCTGCAAGCCTATGCCGAGGCCGGCGCCGACTGCCTGTATGCGCCGGGTATTCGCAGCCGCGAACAGATCGCGGCGGTCGTGGCGGCCGTGGCGCCCAAGCCGGTGAACCTGCTGGTGGGATCCGTCAGCGAACTCAGCCTGCAAGATATCGCCGCGTTGGGCGTGCGCCGCATCAGCGTGGGCGGGGCGCTGGCGCGCTCGGCCTGGGGCGGGTTCATGCAGGCCGCGCAGGCATTGGCGCAAGGGCGTTTCGACACGGCTTTCGCCCATGCGGCTGCCGGCGATACACTCAACGCGCTGTTTGCGCCACGCCCCTGA